One stretch of Asterias rubens chromosome 8, eAstRub1.3, whole genome shotgun sequence DNA includes these proteins:
- the LOC117293816 gene encoding probable protein S-acyltransferase 23: MADSGRNSEKGSPSQDGKESDQDDKSKIPAMNIFQAVKANYLIRVQELVEIEGPGILVECDEKGHTPVHWAALGGNTNIIRLMVQCKVQLDLQSKSELGPRPIHWACVNGHIAVVDILLQAGVPIDTVDNKGCSPLIIACQYGKTMLAGYLMGKGARLQLTDREGDNALHWAAFKGKCDLTRLLIYSGFNPRQKDNFGQTPLHLSCINGDLNTVRMLCEQDGVEMELEDHNHKSPLALATGRNHTPIISYLNKKLNKSWSVLPHIDLSTIVFGPPGNTRFPFVFLVSNLIFFAYPMYVFKLLPIYGFSEMPVMHSIFIMLNTFMWMMLYRCYNTNPGYLPKNSPDYDRAIRQVAHFAEWKQGKNPLSRLCHTCRIVKPLRTKHCRTCNKCVVHFDHHCPYIYNCVGLKNRVYFCGFTTSLAIMAIFTIYFSYLMVHRDGLQLLYMFGLVEVIFFGFIAAGLTITAWYMAFLNINTNERVNHKRYDYLKDANGHYFNPYNRGIIHNLKEFFLIRAPPSDEEIDQASVYTV; the protein is encoded by the exons CTATTTAATCCGAGTGCAAGAACTGGTAGAGATTGAAGGTCCAGGGATCCTTGTGGAGTGTGATGAGAAGGGACACACTCCAGTACACTGGGCAGCTTTGGGAGGCAACACCAATATCATCCGTCTTATGGTGCAATGCAAAGTACAATTAG ATCTTCAGAGTAAATCGGAGCTTGGTCCCAGACCCATCCATTGGGCTTGTGTGAATGGTCACATAGCGGTagttgacattctgctacaagCAGGAGTACCCATCGACACTGTAGATAACAAG GGCTGCTCACCATTGATCATAGCCTGTCAGTACGGCAAGACAATGCTTGCAGGCTACCTCATGGGTAAGGGTGCCAGGCTACAGTTGACTGATAGAGAAGGAGATAATGCATTGCATTGGGCAGCTTTCAAAG GGAAATGCGACTTGACGAGACTGTTGATATATTCCGGCTTCAACCCAAGACAAAAGGACAATTTTGGTCAG ACGCCCTTGCATTTGTCGTGCATCAACGGTGACCTGAACACGGTCAGGATGTTGTGTGAGCAGGATGGCGTGGAGATGGAGCTTGAAGATCATAATCACAAGTCACCCTTAGCCTTGGCTACTGGGCGTAACCATACGCCCATTATCTCCTACCTTAACAAGAAACTGAATAAGAGCTGGAGTGTTTTACCTCATATTGACTTAAG tacaATTGTATTTGGACCTCCAGGAAACACAAGATTTCCTTTCGTCTTCCTTGTGTCAAACTTGATCTTCTTTGCATATCCCATGTATGTCTTCAAG CTTTTGCCCATCTATGGGTTCTCTGAGATGCCTGTGATGCACTCCATATTCATAATGTTAAATACCTTCATGTGGATGATGTTGTATCGATGCTACAACACCAATCCTGGTTATCTGCCTAAGAATTCACCGGACTATGACCGTGCTATTAGGCAG GTTGCCCACTTTGCTGAATGGAAGCAGGGCAAGAATCCTCTAAGTCGGTTATGTCACACCTGCCGGATAGTCAAACCCCTACGCACAAAACACTGTAGAACATGCAATAAATGCGTGGTCCATTTTGACCACCACTGTCCGTATATTTACAACTGTGTTGGCTTAAAAAATAG GGTGTACTTTTGTGGTTTTACTACCTCGCTGGCGATTATGGCTATCTTTACGATATACTTCTCCTATCTCATGGTTCATCGTGACGGATTACAGCTCCTGTATATGTTTGGTCTGGTGGAGGTTATCTTCTTTGGCTTCATTGCTGCAGGACTCACTATTACAGCG tgGTACATGGCCTTCCTCAACATCAACACAAACGAGCGGGTGAATCACAAACGTTATGACTACCTGAAAGACGCCAATGGTCACTACTTCAATCCGTACAACCGAGGAATAATTCATAACCTGAAGGAGTTCTTCCttataagagcgccccctagtGATGAAGAGATAGATCAAGCTTCCGTGTACACAGTATAG